A genomic region of Rhodococcus sp. B50 contains the following coding sequences:
- a CDS encoding acyl-CoA thioesterase, producing MTAGLTDLTALLKLDQVDELIFESLPADYPLPRVFGGQVVGLAVAASARTVPTGWSMHSVQSQFLRPGRAGQVIRFVVTPTRDGTSFASRSIDAYQSDKLIFTARASFHRDENGFDHQMPAPAAPAPDTVPSIVDLYHAEPGLWPEFYLEWGPLEMRIVPDADVPAIPTSTGIGSRGLTWMRANKIACDEAYMHRALLACISDLLILPESVRPHGVPSSHPGVQTASLDHCVWFHRDFRVDEWLLYDRMSPSAHGGLGFCRGEFFDADGVHVASVVQEGLIRPV from the coding sequence ATGACCGCCGGATTGACCGACCTGACCGCTCTACTGAAACTCGACCAGGTCGACGAACTGATATTCGAGTCCCTACCTGCCGATTACCCGCTACCGCGGGTCTTCGGCGGTCAGGTGGTGGGCCTCGCCGTCGCTGCGAGTGCACGTACCGTCCCGACAGGCTGGTCCATGCACTCGGTCCAGTCCCAATTCCTCAGGCCGGGACGTGCGGGCCAGGTCATCAGATTCGTCGTCACTCCGACCCGGGACGGCACGTCCTTCGCCAGCAGGTCGATCGACGCGTATCAGAGCGACAAACTCATCTTCACGGCACGCGCCTCGTTTCATCGCGACGAGAACGGCTTCGACCATCAGATGCCTGCCCCCGCGGCCCCGGCACCCGATACGGTCCCGTCGATCGTCGATCTGTACCACGCGGAACCCGGGCTGTGGCCGGAGTTCTATCTGGAATGGGGTCCGCTCGAGATGCGGATCGTGCCGGACGCGGACGTACCGGCGATCCCGACTTCGACCGGGATCGGGTCGCGCGGCCTGACGTGGATGCGGGCGAACAAGATAGCCTGTGATGAGGCCTATATGCACCGGGCACTGCTGGCGTGCATCTCGGACCTGTTGATCCTTCCGGAGTCGGTTCGGCCACACGGCGTACCGTCCTCCCATCCGGGCGTCCAGACGGCGTCTCTCGACCACTGCGTCTGGTTCCATCGGGATTTCCGCGTCGACGAATGGCTGCTCTACGACCGCATGTCGCCCTCCGCGCACGGCGGACTGGGCTTCTGCCGTGGTGAGTTCTTCGACGCCGATGGTGTCCATGTCGCGAGCGTCGTCCAGGAGGGACTGATCAGACCCGTCTGA
- a CDS encoding acyl-CoA dehydrogenase family protein — protein sequence MRRKIFEPEHDEFRATARSFFETACVPHSEEWEERGYVDRDVWLEAGKLGLIGWEMPEEYGGADIKDFRFNAILNEEYHATGAVGIGLGVQNDILSGYFRDLTTDEQKKRWLPKYVSGEYITAIAMSEPGAGSDLANVKTSARRDGDHYVVNGAKTFISNGLLADLVVVVCRTDPDAEKPHKGISLLVVETGMEGFTRGRKLDKIGQKSADTAELFFDNVRVPVENLLGEENRGFYHLMGNLPAERLGIAIHAVAQARRAVDLTTAYAHERKAFGQEIGKFQVNRHALAQMRVEVDVMQTYVDQCILGVNSGDLTAEEAAGAKWWATETQWKIVDRCLQLHGGYGYMNEYEIARLWRDARVQRIYGGTNEIMLDIVGRNLGF from the coding sequence ATGCGACGCAAGATTTTCGAACCCGAACACGACGAGTTCCGGGCCACAGCACGTTCGTTCTTCGAAACCGCGTGTGTCCCCCACTCCGAGGAGTGGGAGGAACGCGGCTACGTCGATCGTGACGTCTGGCTCGAGGCCGGCAAACTCGGACTCATCGGCTGGGAGATGCCGGAAGAGTACGGCGGCGCCGACATCAAGGACTTCCGCTTCAACGCCATCCTCAACGAGGAATACCACGCCACCGGCGCGGTCGGCATCGGTCTCGGTGTGCAGAACGACATCCTGTCCGGTTATTTCCGCGACCTCACCACCGACGAGCAGAAGAAGCGCTGGCTCCCCAAGTACGTCAGCGGCGAGTACATCACCGCTATCGCAATGTCCGAACCCGGCGCCGGATCCGATCTCGCCAACGTGAAGACCTCGGCTCGGCGCGACGGTGACCACTACGTGGTCAACGGCGCCAAGACCTTCATCTCGAACGGCCTGCTCGCCGATCTCGTCGTCGTCGTGTGCCGCACCGACCCCGACGCCGAGAAGCCGCACAAGGGCATCAGCCTGCTGGTGGTGGAGACCGGCATGGAGGGCTTCACCCGCGGCCGCAAGCTCGACAAGATCGGCCAGAAATCCGCCGACACGGCCGAGTTGTTCTTCGACAACGTCCGAGTGCCGGTCGAGAACCTCCTCGGCGAGGAGAACCGCGGCTTCTACCACCTGATGGGCAACCTGCCGGCCGAGCGCCTCGGCATTGCCATCCATGCGGTCGCCCAGGCACGCCGCGCCGTCGACCTGACGACCGCGTATGCCCACGAGCGAAAGGCCTTCGGCCAGGAAATCGGCAAGTTCCAGGTCAATCGTCACGCCCTCGCGCAGATGCGGGTGGAAGTCGATGTCATGCAGACCTATGTGGACCAGTGCATCCTGGGCGTCAATTCCGGCGATCTCACGGCAGAGGAAGCCGCCGGCGCCAAGTGGTGGGCGACGGAAACCCAGTGGAAGATCGTCGACCGATGCCTCCAGCTGCACGGTGGCTACGGATACATGAACGAGTACGAGATCGCTCGGCTCTGGCGCGACGCCCGCGTTCAGCGCATCTACGGCGGCACGAACGAGATCATGCTCGACATCGTCGGACGTAATCTGGGCTTCTGA
- a CDS encoding acyl-CoA dehydrogenase family protein, whose amino-acid sequence MTSTVHGSTSAELDALRELTDDLFGSITGPHLHSPQTTLPYSPEAWDLLGESGLTLLTTPEDAGGSGGGVSEAALMLDRSGYHALPAPLFETDLLASWLIGLHGTDASSAPMTAVQVDWSPEDLRAGEVVLNRVPWGQIASDILVAGDSFVGRIGTDDAEIEPVGDLVGEHYAHVSVPVEALNVVPTSTDTRSEYLTRGAWARSEQICGALERVLDLGIAHVTERHQFGRPIGKFQAVQELISRSAGLVTTAKAAAAHATAVIDQLGFDADGSRIAVSIAKIQAGRAATVVSRDIHQAHGAIGFTLDHQLRHFTTRALAWNRDFGAPTQWSKELGRKALGSGMSVWEFAVAH is encoded by the coding sequence ATGACCTCGACTGTTCACGGCTCGACCTCGGCGGAACTGGATGCCTTGCGCGAACTCACCGACGACCTGTTCGGTTCGATCACGGGCCCCCACCTGCACAGTCCGCAGACGACCCTGCCTTACTCCCCCGAAGCCTGGGACCTCCTGGGCGAATCGGGTTTGACCCTCCTCACGACGCCCGAAGACGCCGGCGGCAGCGGTGGCGGGGTCTCCGAAGCCGCTCTCATGCTGGACCGCAGCGGCTACCACGCGCTCCCTGCGCCACTGTTCGAGACCGACCTTCTCGCGTCGTGGCTGATCGGCCTGCACGGTACCGACGCATCGTCGGCACCGATGACCGCCGTCCAGGTCGACTGGTCGCCCGAGGACCTTCGAGCAGGGGAAGTCGTTCTCAACCGTGTTCCCTGGGGACAGATTGCAAGCGACATTCTCGTTGCAGGTGACAGCTTCGTCGGCCGTATCGGCACCGATGACGCCGAGATCGAACCTGTAGGCGATCTGGTGGGAGAGCACTATGCCCACGTGTCCGTTCCGGTCGAAGCTCTGAACGTGGTCCCCACATCGACGGACACGCGCAGCGAGTACCTGACCCGAGGCGCCTGGGCACGGTCGGAACAGATCTGCGGCGCCCTGGAACGCGTTCTCGATCTGGGGATCGCCCACGTGACCGAACGTCATCAGTTCGGCCGGCCGATCGGCAAATTCCAAGCCGTTCAGGAGTTGATCTCCCGGTCTGCCGGGCTCGTCACCACCGCAAAGGCCGCGGCCGCCCATGCCACCGCGGTGATCGACCAGCTGGGCTTCGACGCCGACGGTTCTCGCATCGCGGTCTCGATAGCGAAGATTCAAGCCGGTCGGGCAGCAACTGTCGTCAGCCGCGATATCCACCAGGCGCACGGAGCCATCGGTTTCACACTGGACCACCAACTCAGGCACTTCACCACGCGTGCACTTGCGTGGAACCGCGATTTCGGAGCGCCGACGCAGTGGTCCAAGGAACTCGGCCGGAAGGCCCTCGGTTCGGGGATGTCGGTCTGGGAGTTCGCCGTCGCTCACTGA
- a CDS encoding SDR family NAD(P)-dependent oxidoreductase, translating into MSERTVIVSGGTGGLGTAVVGELLAGGWHVVVPWVVEEELSRLPQSDRLTLIEADLFDEEQVRGVVAEATRHDDRPLGAVVNLVGGFAMGERVADTPISEFDRLLRLNLHPLYLLTQHALPALVRAGGGSIVGVSAKAAFAPFSGASGYITSKAAVCAFLGAVAAEYSRDGIRANAILPSVIDTPGNRSTQPDSSRDGWVSPAQIASTVAFLVSDAASAVTGAQVPVPGVG; encoded by the coding sequence ATGTCTGAGCGGACAGTCATCGTCTCCGGTGGAACCGGTGGGCTGGGCACCGCGGTCGTCGGTGAACTTCTCGCCGGAGGATGGCACGTCGTCGTACCGTGGGTCGTCGAGGAGGAGTTGAGCCGGCTTCCGCAGTCGGACCGCCTCACGCTGATCGAAGCCGACCTGTTCGACGAGGAGCAGGTGCGCGGCGTAGTGGCCGAAGCTACCCGGCATGACGACCGTCCGCTCGGGGCCGTGGTCAACCTCGTCGGCGGGTTCGCGATGGGAGAGCGCGTTGCAGACACACCGATCAGCGAATTCGACCGGTTGCTGCGTCTGAACCTGCATCCTCTCTATCTCCTCACACAACATGCTCTGCCCGCGTTGGTCCGAGCGGGTGGTGGTTCGATCGTCGGCGTTTCGGCGAAGGCGGCGTTCGCCCCCTTCAGCGGCGCCTCGGGTTACATCACCTCGAAGGCCGCTGTCTGCGCATTCCTCGGTGCAGTCGCGGCGGAGTACTCGCGAGACGGAATCCGCGCCAACGCGATACTGCCCTCCGTAATAGACACTCCGGGTAACCGCTCGACACAACCGGATTCGAGCAGGGACGGGTGGGTCTCCCCGGCGCAGATCGCGTCGACCGTAGCCTTCCTGGTATCGGATGCAGCGTCGGCGGTGACGGGTGCACAGGTCCCGGTGCCGGGCGTCGGCTGA
- a CDS encoding AMP-binding protein, translated as MTDTVFPPDWAQRTALVVEPTGESVTFAEIEERSNRAAHFFREQGLRIGDTVALLLENRIELLVLAFAAQRCGLYYAAVNTHLTSAEIDYIVEDCGASLVVSSSRCHLAVTKPEIRRFSVDPVETEGWHILDLEPYPGNPVADQAEGDFLLYSSGTTGRPKGIERPLTGGEFGSYPDIPGKWLSGLLGLVPGDVYLTPAPLYHAAPLAWTMGALRQGTTAVVMERFDASLALELIERHRVTHSQWVPTMFVRMLKLDPEVRHRFDLSSHRVAVHAAAACPIEVKRQMIDWWGPILFEFYSSTEGVGATSIFSDDWLRKPGSVGRPLIGKIEILDDDHRPVDTGVVGTIWFSGGSNFRYHGDAAKTADAHDAEGRATVGDLGWMDEDGYLYLADRRADLIISGGVNVYPREIEDALILHPDVLDIAVVGLPDEEMGHRVVAFVQPRPDSTVPVDLLSRALTEFCRDSLAKFKIPREFRFVEELPRTPTGKLRKHELLLR; from the coding sequence GTGACCGACACCGTTTTTCCCCCGGACTGGGCGCAGCGCACTGCGCTCGTCGTCGAGCCGACCGGCGAGAGCGTCACGTTCGCGGAAATCGAGGAACGCTCGAACCGCGCCGCGCACTTCTTTCGAGAACAAGGTCTGCGAATCGGTGATACGGTCGCCCTTCTCCTGGAGAACCGGATCGAGCTGCTCGTCCTGGCTTTCGCCGCGCAGCGATGCGGCCTGTACTACGCAGCCGTCAACACCCACCTGACATCGGCGGAGATCGACTACATCGTCGAAGACTGCGGCGCCTCCCTGGTTGTGTCTTCCTCGCGATGCCACCTCGCTGTCACGAAGCCGGAGATCCGACGATTCTCCGTCGACCCGGTGGAGACGGAAGGGTGGCATATTCTCGACCTCGAGCCGTACCCGGGCAACCCTGTGGCGGACCAAGCAGAGGGGGATTTCCTCCTGTACTCCTCCGGTACGACAGGGCGGCCCAAAGGCATCGAACGGCCCCTGACTGGTGGAGAATTCGGAAGCTACCCGGACATCCCGGGCAAGTGGTTGTCGGGACTGCTCGGTCTGGTGCCGGGAGACGTTTACCTGACACCCGCTCCGCTCTACCACGCGGCGCCTCTGGCATGGACGATGGGAGCCCTTCGCCAGGGCACCACGGCTGTCGTCATGGAACGGTTCGATGCATCCCTTGCCCTCGAACTGATCGAGAGACATCGCGTCACCCACAGTCAGTGGGTGCCGACCATGTTCGTGCGAATGCTCAAACTCGATCCGGAAGTTCGTCATCGCTTCGATCTGTCGAGTCATCGCGTCGCCGTGCATGCGGCCGCGGCCTGCCCGATCGAGGTGAAGCGGCAGATGATCGACTGGTGGGGACCGATCCTCTTCGAGTTCTACTCCTCCACCGAGGGCGTTGGGGCCACCAGCATCTTCTCCGACGACTGGCTGCGTAAGCCGGGATCGGTGGGGCGGCCGTTGATAGGGAAGATCGAGATCTTGGACGACGACCATCGGCCGGTGGACACCGGCGTCGTAGGGACGATCTGGTTCTCGGGCGGTAGCAATTTCCGGTATCACGGTGACGCTGCCAAGACGGCAGATGCGCACGACGCGGAGGGACGCGCAACCGTCGGGGATCTGGGCTGGATGGACGAGGACGGCTACCTCTATCTGGCAGATCGACGGGCCGATCTCATCATCTCGGGTGGAGTCAACGTCTATCCGAGAGAGATCGAGGACGCGCTGATTCTTCATCCGGATGTGCTGGACATTGCGGTGGTCGGGCTTCCGGACGAGGAGATGGGTCATCGCGTGGTGGCATTCGTGCAACCGCGCCCGGACTCGACGGTTCCGGTCGATTTACTGTCTCGCGCCCTGACCGAGTTCTGCAGGGACTCCCTGGCGAAATTCAAGATCCCGCGCGAATTCCGATTCGTCGAAGAACTGCCGCGCACACCCACCGGGAAGCTGCGCAAACACGAACTGTTGCTTCGGTGA
- a CDS encoding Zn-ribbon domain-containing OB-fold protein has protein sequence MAEFVSPPDLFRVDGENVHLLASTSSTSQYLVFPAEPGRPVVELSSEGTLYTWTSQEFPPPSPPALKDGDFRAYGVGYVEFPEGLLVEGRLTSCDPEALTIGGRMRVVTIPFAGGETFAFEPVDVNESDRGQ, from the coding sequence ATGGCCGAGTTCGTGTCGCCTCCCGACCTCTTCCGGGTCGACGGCGAAAATGTTCACCTGTTGGCGTCGACGTCGTCGACCTCGCAATATCTCGTCTTTCCGGCGGAGCCGGGCCGCCCGGTGGTCGAACTGAGCTCCGAGGGGACGCTCTACACCTGGACGAGCCAGGAATTTCCTCCGCCCTCCCCGCCGGCATTGAAGGACGGGGACTTCCGTGCCTACGGAGTGGGGTACGTCGAGTTCCCGGAAGGCCTGCTCGTAGAGGGGCGGCTGACCTCGTGTGATCCCGAAGCGCTCACGATCGGCGGTCGCATGCGGGTGGTCACCATTCCGTTCGCCGGGGGCGAGACCTTCGCCTTCGAACCGGTCGATGTCAACGAGTCGGACAGGGGACAGTAA
- a CDS encoding thiolase family protein, which produces MVDVAIIGVGMHPFGRFPGKSALDMGAEALRAALDDAGIAWPDVQMGFAGSLEVSNPDSVIGKVGLTGIPVYGVFNGCATANTSLSMAAKAIEHGEADIAVAVGFDKHPKGAFAADPSVIGLPEWYAETGLFLTTHFFGMKINRYMHDHGITSRTLARVAAKNLRNGARNELAWRRKPMSEEQILGAPYLNFPLTQFMYCAPDEGAAAVVLCRADKAKQYRSVPIQLKASVLRTRREGAFEMQSPSLPLTGAPSPTVDASRAAFEIAGVEPADVGVAQLQDTDAGSEIMHMAENGFCADGDQEKLIAEGYTEITGTLPVNTDGGLIANGEPIGASGLRQIHEVVRQMRGEAGERQIEKIPSVGYTHLYGSPGTGAVSILVR; this is translated from the coding sequence ATGGTGGACGTGGCAATCATCGGCGTGGGTATGCATCCGTTCGGGCGCTTCCCCGGAAAGTCCGCGCTCGATATGGGCGCGGAAGCCTTACGCGCTGCGCTCGACGACGCCGGCATCGCATGGCCGGATGTCCAGATGGGCTTCGCGGGCAGCCTGGAAGTGTCCAATCCCGATTCCGTGATCGGCAAGGTCGGACTCACGGGCATCCCGGTGTACGGGGTGTTCAACGGCTGCGCCACCGCCAACACATCTCTGTCGATGGCGGCCAAGGCCATCGAGCACGGTGAGGCGGACATCGCGGTCGCAGTCGGATTCGATAAACATCCCAAAGGCGCGTTCGCAGCCGATCCGTCGGTGATCGGACTCCCCGAGTGGTACGCGGAGACAGGACTGTTCCTGACCACGCACTTCTTCGGCATGAAGATCAACCGCTACATGCACGATCATGGCATCACTTCCCGGACGCTTGCACGGGTCGCAGCGAAGAACCTCCGCAACGGTGCACGAAACGAACTCGCCTGGCGACGAAAGCCCATGTCCGAGGAGCAGATTCTCGGAGCCCCCTATCTCAACTTCCCCTTGACGCAGTTCATGTACTGCGCTCCGGACGAGGGAGCAGCCGCAGTGGTGCTGTGCCGTGCCGACAAAGCCAAGCAGTACCGGTCCGTGCCGATTCAGCTGAAGGCATCCGTACTCCGCACGCGACGCGAAGGTGCCTTCGAGATGCAGAGTCCCTCCCTTCCGCTCACCGGGGCTCCCAGCCCGACCGTCGACGCCTCCCGTGCCGCGTTCGAGATCGCCGGTGTCGAACCGGCGGATGTCGGTGTGGCCCAGTTGCAGGACACGGATGCCGGCTCCGAGATCATGCACATGGCCGAGAACGGATTCTGCGCGGACGGCGACCAGGAAAAGCTGATCGCTGAGGGATACACCGAGATCACCGGCACGCTGCCGGTCAACACCGACGGTGGGCTCATCGCGAACGGAGAGCCGATCGGCGCGTCGGGACTTCGGCAGATTCACGAGGTGGTTCGCCAGATGCGCGGAGAAGCCGGCGAACGTCAGATCGAGAAGATTCCTTCGGTCGGATACACCCACCTGTACGGATCGCCCGGCACGGGTGCGGTCAGCATCCTGGTGAGGTGA
- a CDS encoding MaoC family dehydratase produces the protein MRVFSSADEIVGAAGEKLGVSDWVDITQERIDTFAEATGDHQWIHVDVERANSESPYGKPIAHGYLTLSLLPMLGWQIYRIEGSKMGINYGSNKVRFVNPVPVGSRVRLHSTLVSAESLPNGSVQMIVGQSMEIEGQDKPALVAETVSRVAF, from the coding sequence ATGCGTGTTTTCAGCTCGGCCGACGAGATAGTCGGTGCAGCAGGTGAGAAGCTGGGTGTCTCGGACTGGGTGGACATCACTCAGGAGCGGATCGACACCTTCGCAGAAGCGACGGGGGATCATCAGTGGATCCACGTCGATGTCGAGCGTGCGAATTCCGAGAGCCCCTACGGGAAGCCGATCGCTCACGGATATCTGACTTTGTCGCTGCTTCCGATGCTGGGGTGGCAGATCTACCGGATCGAAGGCTCGAAAATGGGAATCAATTACGGTTCCAACAAGGTCCGGTTCGTCAACCCTGTTCCCGTCGGGTCTCGCGTGCGCCTGCACTCCACGTTGGTATCCGCGGAATCCCTGCCCAACGGATCTGTGCAGATGATCGTCGGCCAGTCGATGGAAATCGAAGGGCAGGACAAGCCGGCATTGGTGGCGGAAACGGTGAGCCGGGTTGCGTTCTAG